The Terriglobales bacterium genome includes a window with the following:
- a CDS encoding thiamine pyrophosphate-dependent enzyme yields MNTSDVLIETLIDWGVEYVFGLPGDGINGIIEALRTRQDKIKFIQVRHEETAAFMACGFAKTTGKLGVCLATSGPGAIHLLNGLYDAKLDGAPVLAITGMQFHDLIGTFTQQDVETDKLFIDVAQYNQRVMGPTHVENVTELACRTALTYRCVTHITVPVDIQEQTVSGGKRSKRNVADHVSNVLAASPREPDDANLRRAADVLNSGKKVFILAGQGALHATDELEQVAEILGAPIAKPLLGKASVPDHSPYTTGPIGLLGTKPSQECSENCDTLLMVGTSFPYIEFLPKPGQARGVQIDANPTRIGLRYPMEVGIVADAKKSLQKLIPFLKRNDDRNFLKKAQDGMKEWFEFMDKLGTSESMPMKPQVVAHELGLRLRDDAIVTCDSGTIATWWARHIPARRGQKHTLSGNLATMAPGLPYALAAQIAYPERQVVAFVGDGGFSMLMADFVTAVRYNLPIKVVIIKNNYLGQIKWEQMVFLGNPEFGVDLSPIDFAAFAHACGGVGYHAEKPGEIGNTMEQFLASPGPAILEAVVDPNTAPMPGKIKMEQALKFAESIARGEPKGLEIMKEALKDRARQII; encoded by the coding sequence ATGAACACCTCCGACGTACTCATTGAGACTTTGATCGACTGGGGAGTGGAATACGTATTCGGCCTGCCCGGCGACGGCATCAACGGCATCATCGAAGCCCTCCGAACTCGACAGGACAAGATCAAGTTCATCCAGGTGCGCCACGAAGAGACCGCCGCGTTTATGGCCTGCGGATTTGCGAAGACAACAGGCAAGCTCGGCGTTTGTCTCGCCACGTCGGGACCTGGCGCCATCCATCTGCTGAACGGTTTGTACGATGCCAAGCTCGACGGGGCTCCCGTGCTCGCGATCACCGGCATGCAATTCCATGACCTGATCGGCACTTTCACGCAACAGGATGTCGAGACGGACAAGCTGTTCATCGACGTTGCGCAATATAACCAGCGCGTTATGGGTCCGACGCACGTTGAGAACGTCACCGAACTCGCGTGCCGCACGGCGCTCACTTATCGTTGTGTAACCCACATTACCGTCCCCGTTGATATCCAGGAGCAGACGGTGTCCGGCGGAAAGCGCTCGAAGCGCAATGTCGCCGACCACGTCTCCAATGTTCTTGCTGCTTCCCCCCGAGAACCCGATGACGCCAACCTCCGCCGGGCCGCTGATGTGCTCAACTCCGGCAAAAAGGTATTCATTCTCGCCGGACAGGGTGCGCTGCATGCGACCGACGAACTCGAACAAGTTGCCGAGATACTCGGCGCACCGATTGCCAAGCCGCTGCTTGGAAAAGCCAGCGTACCTGACCACAGCCCGTACACGACGGGTCCTATTGGCCTGCTCGGAACCAAGCCTTCGCAGGAATGCTCCGAAAACTGCGACACATTATTAATGGTTGGAACTTCGTTTCCGTATATCGAGTTTCTGCCGAAACCCGGTCAAGCTCGCGGCGTGCAGATTGACGCGAATCCAACTCGCATTGGACTACGCTATCCGATGGAGGTAGGCATCGTTGCGGATGCAAAGAAATCGCTACAAAAATTAATTCCATTCCTAAAACGGAACGATGACCGTAATTTCCTCAAAAAGGCACAGGATGGCATGAAGGAATGGTTCGAGTTCATGGACAAGCTCGGAACCAGTGAAAGCATGCCGATGAAACCGCAGGTCGTTGCACACGAACTGGGACTCCGCTTGCGCGACGATGCGATCGTAACTTGCGACAGCGGCACCATCGCGACCTGGTGGGCGCGGCATATTCCAGCACGCCGCGGACAAAAGCACACTCTATCCGGGAACCTCGCCACTATGGCTCCGGGACTGCCCTACGCCTTAGCTGCGCAGATCGCATACCCTGAACGCCAGGTCGTCGCGTTTGTCGGCGATGGCGGCTTCAGCATGCTGATGGCAGACTTCGTGACCGCTGTCCGTTACAACCTGCCAATTAAGGTTGTGATCATCAAGAACAACTATCTCGGCCAAATCAAATGGGAACAGATGGTGTTTCTTGGGAACCCGGAGTTTGGCGTAGATCTGTCGCCAATCGACTTCGCAGCGTTCGCACATGCATGCGGAGGAGTCGGATACCACGCCGAGAAGCCAGGCGAAATCGGAAACACGATGGAGCAGTTCCTGGCGTCACCGGGGCCAGCGATCCTCGAAGCCGTGGTGGACCCAAACACAGCGCCGATGCCCGGCAAGATCAAGATGGAGCAGGCACTCAAGTTTGCGGAATCGATCGCGCGCGGAGAGCCTAAAGGACTGGAGATCATGAAGGAAGCCCTGAAAGACAGAGCCCGCCAGATCATCTAG